Genomic window (Vespa velutina unplaced genomic scaffold, iVesVel2.1, whole genome shotgun sequence):
CCATCCTCATGGTACTCGTACGCTGGGGGCGAGTGACCCTTACCCCTGGGACTGAACTCCTGAAGACCTCCGCTACTCGGTCGGCCTTCTCGTTCACCCCTTTGCCTCTTAATTGCCATATAAAGGCACCTGTGAGGCCTCTCTTGCAGATCATACCAGCGATCCCCAGATCCTTACGGTTGACCTCCTCCGTGGCCCGAAGGACTACGTCTCTATACGTAGTCTCCTCGGCACACGAAAGGGAAATAGCGGCCACTTCTCTTTCcgttctttccctcttccttcttcgctGCGcgtccctcttcttcttcctatccATCCTAGATGCTGCCTGTCCCGGCAAAGGATGACGGCCGCTGACTCCATCCTTAGGTGTAGTTATGGGGAGAGCAttcgctttcttcttttgcgcTCGACTCTCCTTCCGGCCAAGTACCTGGACAAAGCTCTCCTGCCCGATTAGTGGCTTATCTTTACTTACCTCTTGTCCAGGGAGTCAACTGGGCTCAGCACGGGGTGTAGGACCTTTGTGTGGCCCACCAGCTCCCGTCGTTGCTCCACCCGTTGTCTGTTGCCGCTGCTGCTGCggctgctgctgttgccgctgttgttgctgctgctgtggCTGCTGCTGTGTTTGCTGCTGCTGTTTccactgctgctgctgctgctgctgccgtatctcttttatctcATGTTGTACATTGCGAAGAGCCTCCGTCAATGCCTTTATTGACTCCCTTATGTCCGGAGACTTTGATCGGCTATTCCCGGCCGATGGATTCTCCAGGACCTTCTCCATCTTCTTATTCGCCCTCTTGAGGCGACCGTTTTCTCCCATGACCTCTTTATTGCGCAGATCCTTGGCTCTCAATTCAGCCTTCATCTGCGCAATTGTTTCCTTGGCTGATGGAGGATCGTCCGCTCGGGTTTCGACCCTCTCGTTCAGGGTCTTGATTCCCTCCATCATGATCTTATAGGAGTTTTTCATAAGCCCTGATAGCTCTCCCTTAAGGTTACGGCATCTCAGCCTGGCAACTTCTGCCGCCATGGAGGGTTCCAGGATGGTATTAAGCATCCTACCAGTCTCCACTTTAGACAAGGAAGTCTCCGCCGGGCAACCCTCACCTAGTGCGGGCCAGTCAGCCCGCGGTTCATCCTCCTCAGAGGAGTATATCATCTGCCTTGCACGGTTGTTCCTTCTCCCCTGCTTTGGGGAGGACGGACCAGAGAGCCGCATGCTCTCAACCGCAATGGCAGTCCTTTTCAACTCCTCCGCTTGAGATCTATCATACTCCAAACTTCCTGGCGCATTAGATACGCGGCAAGCCAGGTCGCCTACTTGTGGTGCCCTTCCTGACGCATTATCCAGAGCTCAGGCCAGGTTGCCTACCCCGAGCTCCTGGCAGTCGTTGGCTGACGACGGCGGGTGGCCTGCCCTACCACCACCTGACACCGCCGTGGCGTGAGTATCCCTCCCACGCCCGCTTATTGTTTCCGTTGTACTATCCATTATGAAATTTAACTGAATTGGTGGGAGCCAAGCTCCACAGCAGAAAGGAACGGAACGGAAGGTAGctggtgagagagagatagaatagaTAAAGATATGTCTAGAAATATAAAGGAAGGAATAGCCATACAAGAACATTCATACACCATTCACTCAATCCCTTTTAGTCACCTTATACGACAAGCAGGGAATACTGTGGGAGTATTCTACTTCCCCCTACTCACGGGGggaaccctgacgcaaccctgacgcaacccagacgcaaccctttttttttttttttttttgtttcgtcagGAGGAAAAACCTTCAAGAGGCACCCTGAGACCGGTACTCAGGGTAGTGTCGGATTCAACCCGCCTGAACATACATTCAGGATCGGATCGCCTACCTACTAAAAAACCTCCCGATTCTTAATACTACCAAGCTGAGAAGAAAGGGGACTGGGCGGGATCGCGCATGTGCGTATTACAAATTCACCCAATCCCCTCCTCGGTGAGCCAGGCCGGAATTCGCCTTGCTCTCATTCGTTCATGCATTCACACATACCAGTACGGCGCACTCGACAGGGAGCCATGTGTCCCCGGAGACGCATTTACTTACTAACTACATACCATGTGACCCAGTCTCCACCCCATGGTGCATTGACCAGGCCCATTCACACCCGCGTGTTGTACGTCTATGGAAAAGCGACGCTTGAGCCAGGCGCCGCCTGAGCCGCTCGGAGCCTTGCCCGAGGTGGCCGCACTGGAGCCATTCTCCTATGCGTCCTCTTGTTCGCACTTCTTTCCACACATACACTATCACTCATAGGTCTTTGATCACGCGATCGTTCCTGGCGCCTCCCAGCATCCTCTTTGGTTCGCATGACCCGCCCAGCGAAGGTCCGAAAGGCCGCCCATACCCCTGGAACAGTCAGGGAGACCCCGACTATCCTGGGAAGCGTTGCCGCAATCCACCTATTGCGTCGATCAATTCATTCCTAGCATCCGTCCACGCCGGGCAGTCGATCAAGGTGTGCTCCGCCGTATCCTCATTCCCCCCATAGTGGAAGCAGCGTGGGGAGGGGATCTTCTTCATACTATATAAATACGCTGAAAAGCAGCCATGGCCGGTCATCAGTTGCGTAGTGTGGAATGTCGTCCCGATGGAGAACGGCCTCCCAATCCACTCAACCAACCGTTCGGCAATAGCAGCCCTCGCGCGAACCCCCGTTGCTGCAGTGATCCTTGCTAATGCAAGCACCTCAGCCTTCCATGCTTCCTTTGCCCTCCTTCTGGCAAGAGCACCCAGTACAGCCTTAGCACGCGGGGAAGCTGGTTCTTCCGCGTCACTAACAGCCGCATACGCCTTCGCCAGCCGGGGTGCCAGATGAGCGAGAGGTATTATCCCCGCAATCATCATGGCCGCATGGAAGGAGACCGTTCTATAGGCACAGCACACCCGGATCGCCACCTTCCTCTGGAGGCTCCGTATTGCCCGCCCGATCTTCGTATCCTCCACGATGGCGCGCCACCACACCGGCACCCCATAAAGGAGCACCGAGGGGATCACGCCGCCGTAAAGGAGTCGCTTCTTCTCCCCCGGTCCGTGAAGATTCGGAAGGAGTCTCCTAAGGGACCGAAAGATACCCTCCGTCTTAGGGATCAGGGCCTCGAAGTGGGGCCTAAATGACATCCCGAGTCTATCACTATGCCCAAGTATTTAACGCTGGGCCTGATATCTACGAATATCCCTCTAAGGCAAATCTTAGGGGGTGGGACAGTCCTGCGTCTGCGTAAGGCAGAGGCAGGGAAGGCCATGGCCTTCATGGAAAAGATCCCGACGCACCAGGCTGCAGGGTCTTCCATTCTCACCCACAAGCACCGCGGAAAGTGAAGTCCCTCCTAGGGATGAGAACCACCACTCATCCCCAGAAGGGACCCACCATGGCTCCGCAATGACAGCAATCTCCACACTGTTCTCGCGCATACGCTGTAACAATATGTCCTGCGCACGGCGCGCGTGGTTCAAGTTTATTTGTAGAACAGCAGAAGCCATTGTTTATAGACCTTCCGCTACTTCTACACATATTGAGGTGTCCGGTTCACCGCGTTCCACCTCCATATCTTCGTAACCACCACTATTGTTCTTCTCGGTCGCACTCACTGCTTTTGTCTCAGTTTTTTCCACGACCTTACGCGGGGCCTTCTGTGTTGTCTCCCTGTGGACATTTGTTCCATTCCCGTATACCTTGTCCACCCATTTCCTAGGAGGCACTATCGGGCACCCCCAAGAACCGGCACGATGTTTGGTCGGCTTCCGGCCGGCATCTGTACAAACCGGGCACGCTGCCCTGTTTGTACAACTGCTTGCCAAGTGGTCCGGTTTTCCGCAGACATAGCATAGGTCCACCCGGGGCTTCGTAGCCGGGCACCTTGCTGCGACATGTCCTCGCGCACTGCACCGGTGGAATCTGAGGGGCTGCTGTTTGAGTTCTTGCACCCTCGCTACAGTAAGTCTCAGGAgtattctctccttcttcagTGCCGCCTGGATGACAGGTGTCGGAGCCGTAACAATCGTCGCCCCTACATTATCCCTGCCTATCCTGATCTCTCCCACCTTGATGAGGTTCGGGTTTGTTCCAGGATGCAACTCCAGGTGTGCATTCCTGATTCAGGTACCATTAGCGGCCGGATCTAGTCCCACCATTCTCATGGTACTCGTACGCTGGGGGCGAGTGATCCTTACCCCTGGGACTGAACTCCTTAAGACCTCCGCTACCTGGTCGGCCTTCTCGTTCGCCCCTTTGCCTCTTAATTGCCATATAAAGGCACCTGTGAGGCCTCTCTTGCAGGTCATACCAGCGATCCCCAGATCCTTAAGGTAGACCTTCTCCGTGGCCCGAAGGACTACGTCTCTATACGTAGTCTCCTCGGCACACGATAGGGAAATAGCGGCCACTTctatttcccttctttctctcctccttctttgcTGCGCgaccctcttcttcttcccatcCATCCTAGATGCTGCCTGTCCCGGCAAAGGATAACGGTCGCTGACTCCATCCTTAGGTGTAGTTAGGGAGAGAGCTTTCGCCTTCTTCTTTTGCACTCGTCTCTCCTTCCGGCCAAGTATCTGGACAAAGCTCTCCTGCCCGATTAATGGCTCATCTATACTTACCTGTTGTCCAGGGAGTCGAGTGGGCTCAGCACGGGGTGTAGGACCTTTGTGTGGCCCACCAGCTCCCATCGTTGCTCCACCCGTCGtctgctgccgctgctgctgctgctgctgctgttgccgcttttgttgctgctgctgttgctgctgctgtgtttgctgctgctgttgcctctgctgctgctgctgctgctgctgccgtttctcttttatttcctgtTGCATATTGCGAACAGCCTCCGTCAATGCTTTCATTGACTCCCTTATGTCCGGAGACTTTGATCGGCTATTCCCGACCGATGCATTCTCCAGAACCTTCTCCATCTTCTTATTCGCCCTCTTGAGGCGACCGTTTTCTCCCATGACCTCTTTATTGCGCAGATCCTTGGCTCTCAATTCAGCCTTCATCTGCGCAATTGTTTCCTTGGCTGATGGAGGATCGTCCGCTCGGGTTTCGACCCTCTCGTTCAGGGTCTTGATTCCCTCCATCATGATCTTATAGGAGTTTTTCATAAGTCCTGATAGCTCTCCCTTAAGGTTACGGCATCTCAGCCTGGCAACTTCTGCCGCCATGGAGGGTTCCAGGATGGTATTAAGCATCCTACCAGTCTCCACTTTAGACAAGGAAGTCTCCGCCGGGCAACCCTCACCTAGTGCGGGCCAGTCAGCCCGCGGTTCATCCTCCTCAGAGGAGTATATCATCTGCTTTGCACGCATGTTCCTTCTCCCCTGCTTTGGCGAGGTTGGACCAGAGAGCCGCATGCTCTCTACCGCAATGGCAGTCCTTTCCTACTCCTCCGCTTGGTTTCCATCATTGTCCGAACTTTCTGGCGCATTAGATACACCGCAGGCTAGGTCGCCTACCAGTGGGGCCCTTCCTGACGCATTATCCAGAGCTCAGGCCAGTTTGCCTACCCCGAGCTCCTGGCAGTCGTTGGCCTGCTTTACCACCACTTGACACCGCAGTGGCGTGGTTATCCCTCCCACGCCCGCTTTTTGATTTCGTCGTACTAtccatattaaaatataagatatattagtGGGAGTCAAGCTCCACAGCAGAAAGGAACGGAACGGAAGGAAGCTGGGtagagagataggtagaatagaaaaagttaTGTCTAGAAATATAAAGGAAGGAATAGCCATACAAGAACATTCATACACCATTCACTCAATCTCTTTTAGTCGCCTTTTACGAAACGCAGGGAATACTGTGTGGGTATTCTACTTCCCTCTTCTCACGGGGGGGACTCTGAGGAAactcatacatacatttcaCATAGCTGATCTTACTTCAACTGATAAATAGATTGAATACATTagtattctaaaataatttcttagggAACTATACTATCGAACTTTTTTAGTCATCTTCCcttcatattcatatttactctcctattaataattgtttatgaGTATCGAGTCTGACCTTTGGGTATAGTATTGCCacttattttatcattaccTATAACTCTTAAGGGCCTTTTCGATTAGGTTTGATTAACGTGTGTAAATGGCTTGCTTTTGCTTTGTGTCTTGTGTGCGTATGCTAGTATTAATTGTATTTGCATTCGTTTCACTTATCTCTGAAATGCTTCTTAGTTGCGTCGGAAAGCGTCATAATCGCATTTTGCATACTTCTTGTTGCGTCCGCGTTGCAATACTTTATAAACATAATCTTAATCTGTTTTCATCTCGAAGTTATCGAAGCTCGAACATTTTACATTGCTAATCATACTTCATCGGATAAATGgtttgaatataaaagaattctaAAATATTACTTCGAAAACGAAAATCCTGAATTGTCGTCGCAAATATTAGCTAATACTCGAGTGACGAAAAACCGCGATAAAATCAACAAGCAATCACTTTGTACCTTCTATAGTTAAACAAGAAAGCCTTTCGTCTGTTTATTTATACAGTCTTCTTCCAGTTGAAGCAGTCTCGACAATAcggtatcattattatctagGTGCATCGACTCAATTCTTTCAAGAGACCAATGGAGCTGTGATAAGTTGTCCTTTTTCAATAGTATATATGTGCCAACTATTTTAAGCTTTTCATTTCTAAATCGACATCGTTCATTAAGTTCATCCCGATGGATGTTTATGTCACAAGCTCTCGTCGCATTGCGcgtatctttaatattatttttacataacatAATGTGAAAATATAAAGGATATTGTACAGTTTTTGAACTTTTACTGAGCATCCTCATTAATGAGTATAAGTGATgttatgtaatttaaaatagattatatattgtCTGTTAATTGGAATATTGGATCACATTATTTCgtgtatataaagtataatctCAGAATATAGGGTACGAACCAATTGTTCCCAATGCTTAATACCCTTCGCattagtattaaataatatagtcTTATTACCTATTAGCGGCATCtctattacatattatataaggTGTTTCTAAGCAAAATGTTTCCGATCAAAATATATTGCTTAAGAGAGGTAAACATTCATAACTTGGAACGTAAAGTGGATCATAAAACTTGAGCTTTCCATTGCGGCAGTAGTTTCAACGAGATAACATTTTGGATCGCTATACTTTAGTGATTATAACGGAGGTATGGTGGAAGATTTTTTGATTGGAGTGGGAGAAGATTAAAGTAAACTTTCGGACAATCAGTGACGTTGGTGCGATAGTTTCCTATATAGATGGCACTTCACACACGTCAGGTGGATGAAGCTTGTGAGCTCGCCACCGAAGAAGCATCATAGTAACTTGGCCACCATTTGTTCAATAGATTCGACTAAATTACGTCGTTGTTATTTGTGGACATCCTAATTGTAAATTTGTACTGAACAATATTCTAgtcttatttcttatattttatctctttggaAAGTGTATATATGATAGTATTGTAGgaaagaatcaaaaaatttgaaaatatagcGTACCGTATCGAACAAAATCTATAACATGATGGATCCCTATATTATTCGTGATTACGACAAAGGtgataaaataagattatcATTGCCAGCTTACATACAAAGGTATGATGCAGTGATCGAAGTGCTTTGCAGTGATAAATACAATGGCCAGATACAGAAGGTTCAGTATcacattaatattcttttccaTAGTTGTTCATTTTACTTGTTTAACAATAATTCGTGTAGATGTCGATAGATCTCATCATCCCTTTAGATAGGTATTATGTAAATCCAATCTCATTTATCATATtgtacttttctttctaattaccTATTTTCATTGTTCCAATAGGTTATAGATTTTGGCTGTGGAAATCTTGACTTTTTGGATTATCTAAAACGTATCTGCAATGTAAACGAAATATTATGCGTGGACATTGATAGATGTATTCTTGAAAATAACAAGCGCAAAGGCAAGCCGTTTGTTCATGATTTTGTACATTTAAGAAAAGGTCCATTGCAGATACATGTTTATGAAGGGAGCGTTTCTAGCAATGACAATAACCTGCAAAAAGCCGACGCAGTGATATGCATGGAATTGTGAGTTATTACCAAAGATAATTATCACTTGATAATACATTTGCAACgaacattaataattgaaattctttAGGATTGAACACTTAGATTCGAATACATTAAAGGATTTTCCATTTAACATCTTTGGTTATATCAAACCAAAAGTAGCAATTGTAACAACGTCAAATGCTGActctaatgaattatttcctCATCTCTCCAGAATCCGGCacacagaaagaaagattgaatGGTCTAGAGAACAATTTCAGGCctggtatattttttatacattttagtattttgtacatataagtatacgtatatgtataaatacatacaaacgtacatacttacatatatacgcgcATGTTAATATAGTTTTAATGAATTGCATTCATTTGTAGGGTggagaatataattttaagttATCCTTATTGCCATGTATCATTCCATGATATTTGTAATGGGCCAGAAGGTACGGAGCATTTAGGTGCTCACACACAAATGGCCGTTTTTCATTGTAATAGCGACGAGAACTGTTCAGAATCATCAggaattgataatatatataaattggtaacttcgcataattttcaaattataattgaCAAACGTTCGGACACAGAAAAGATTTTGGATGAAGTTTTCTATCATCTTGAAGAATCGCAAAATTTGGATAATATACGAGGAGAAATGTCGCTTAAATCTTTAGTAttaaaattgagaaaattaaatattacaattgaaTCACTGAAAACAATTCTGGAGGAAGCAGGATTGGCCATAATTGATTACGAAGATGGTCCTGCTACATGTATTCCAGTGCAAACACGTACTCTACGTGAAAGTCATAAAGATTATGAAATATGTTTGGGTTACGATGGATATATAGTGGATGAAATTAAATGGGATTCTGATGACTGTGACGAAGAAGAACAGAATGTTGTTATACCTGAGAGAAATTCTTCCCCAGAAAGTGACATTACTTATCTGTTTGATAGTGAAAATAATCCACCAAGTGATAATAATCTTTCTGACAGCATAAACATCCCTGAATCTGTTGCAGATTCAAATCCAATTAATtccaatttataatataaataagattagTCATCATTAATgggattaatttttatatgttatcaGAAGGTGTTACAGCCAACATTTCAAACGAAGTCAATAATACACTTATAAAGCGAACTGAAATCCTAAATGTAACATTTGATTCCTATCATTCTGTAACAGTATTATTCTCTTCGACATAGCCTCAACTGCTCTTCGTTCATTTGTTTCAATTGAAAAGCTCCTAAGGTGATGATACATCTATAGATGAAAACATGCCATATTCATTATTGTTGATTAACAGTTTCATCCCTCATACACATTGAGAGTTGAATCTGTTAATCTGGAAGGAGCAAGTAATAGAGAACTGAAGCAAGTAATagtcgattatttattatgatgatCATATTGTTGCAGAGAATCTGCGTCAATTACAAATCAGACACAACACACAAATTCATCACGAATACTTAGAAATTCTAAAGAAATGAGTTCTAATCGCAAATTGTTGAGGCCTGAAAATATATGCAACGACGGTATATCGAAAACTTTTCGATTGGGCGATAAACCGATGCCGCCAACAAATGGCAATATTAGCCGAAATTCTCTATAGGATTCAAATAATACTTAACGTCTCGAATCCATCAAGTATTTCAACGATGTTCATTATATAACTGTCCGTAACAAAAAGTGATACAATTGAAGAGAacaatataattgaaaatgtacttacaaaaataagattgatgtaatagaaaatatttctttgaataaaataatatgtgtTTAAATCCCGTGTGCCAATGAATGTTgcgatattatattacaatctttagaagaagaaaatttacgaGATATTCAATCTGAAACATATTTAGTAAATAACATTGACGGATGTaaggattatttaataaatttcaatccaGTTTGTTTAACAttgttataatgataatggcaACACTTTTGATTTTGCAAAGTAAGGTTAAAAAAGCATTACCACCACCAgcttttttagaaattatatataaactttcctttttttacttgtcATAAATTTAagttgaaattgaaatttttcccaTCAGAATTAGcaacgtaaaaaatatataaaatatatcaacatAAAGGAAACTTTTTTGATGTTATTTCTATAACAGTTTGTTATACATTATAGAGAGGACATATACACGGGCAGGTAATGGCTTTGTACTAATGTATAAAACAAGCATGATAGCTCGAAATGGTTGtagaaatattcataaatatctatatctacaTAATTGATTCGATCAAGCATAATGTATAAAGTTACCTTTCAATGTGATGAATTCTGCATCATATGTTTCCAATTTCTTTAATGTAACGGAATAGGCCGGTTTCATTAGATAACGttgtatttatacatttctgCAACGGTTAATTAAATGCACTTTaaagtaatttaaatttctttctaaatccTTTTGTAATAACTTCTTTTTGGATAACTGCAAATagattacaaaagaaaatcatatttgcaataatcaaatgattattttatctaGACCTTTAAGCGAAAAACAACTTATCATTAACAATGAAAGAATTACATGGATAAGAATGTCGAGTCCTTGACAGTGgaaaacatttaaaatgtGGAATATAAGATACATTGAAAAGCATGTTGTAAACATagtcaaaaataattttgctaCAAATATATCTGTTTCAACACCAAGAACGCAGAAATGTTTGTAAAGTTCGGAAAGTTGGttcagaagagagaaaagtattaataaaccatatttacagaaaatatattagtatCGCGGTATTTGCTATGAAAATGATTTGACTAACATCTATCTAACGCTTTAATTGATAGATCACATgttaaaattatcatatttgtCTTTAGATTAATCTCGTAAactataattttactttagCCATATCAGAATGCTAAATGCTTGTTTCCGGCATCTACAAATGCGCAAATTTTGTCTATTAATGTCAAATAATAACaagcaataaaattaatcgataatataatggtatatatatgatgCAAAAATGTTTAGGTTGCTTTCATTTAATTactaattcaattaattacttacaaaaattacaataaactAGCAACTAAAAATCTAAAACTTTGACAATATGCAACTTCTCCTTCCCATGCTGCATAAACTTTACCTATTTTGTTTAAAGAATCGTGGCCTAAATCATCGCTCCCTTTGAAAAAATCATGCGTTGGAATAGGTCCGTGGATGTCCCTCAATATAGTACATTCACAGTAACATTTCTGTTAATACATTTCATATACATTACGTGACCTATATcgcatttcattatatatcatacataatgACACATTAATAAGGTAAAAGTAAAGTGGTGGGGTGTTGTGGGAAATTCATCTCTTGGGAAATGAATCAATTACTTAAAAGTTTACATACCTCTATGCGTAATATTCCATGAATTCCTTGTTTTGtcagtaaaattaaaaaatcggGCGgtgatcattatttttccaaCATCTTCATGGCTTGCCAATTCATCTGcagaaaaatctttcgatatcTCACTTGTTCAGCATAACATTTGTTCATTTCCATCTATGGgtgcataaataaaaatatatattattgtcattatagaaaatttattacattatattataattaaatctgaatattatattgtaatatattaaagacctgaatttatttttaccgtGAGATTTAATGTGACAATGCATATCATAGGAAGGCTATCTGATTGTTGAAGCACATTAAAGAGCAATATTTCTTCTGCTTCTAACCAATTCTTCTGATATATCTATTCCTTGTACCTCGTAATGAAATTCCATCGCCAgatattatctgtattaaaGAAGTCAgtcttaaaaaatttataatgttaataatttgtgtaataataagaatactaTTGGATGAGAAAAGCAATTTacgtttttaaagataaaaaaaattattgcacTAATTTACTCTTATTAAAGTACCAAAATCTATCATTTTTGGAAATACTTCAACAGAAGGTTTGAATCAAACTAATTTCCTGGTACTTCCTAATACTTAATCAACTgctattttaatgaatattttgcCCTCTTTTGATGCCCCTATATTAAAAGTTTCCAAAACTGGGTCAGCTGGATCTCCCTGGCCACATATATGGTAGAATCGATTCTGGAATAATCAGCCAGTGCTGAATTCCTgtaacaataacaactattataaatacgatatacatatctattaaaaatatatagtagaTACACGGACAGAAAATATGGTTTTATgtcgtataattatttacgtcaattttatatcaatttattgtCAAATTAACATTGCATACCATTTCAAGTTAACGCATATTGCTATGTTTCACTTTACGTCTAGTATTATCAAGAAAaccaataaatatttcatctataataattatacaccGTTGCTTACTGGATACTAGTTGTATAATCAAACAACCATGCTTTACTAAATTAATCCAAACTTTGAAATACTTCCTATCCTTAGGAACTGTACTACTTCATTTTTTCcatcttcctcttttacttCCACgctaatttcataaataagtaCACGAGAATTTAATGTTTCATCGTCTgagtcataattattatagccAAACACTGTTAATGAATTTGTCATTGGTTGTTATGTTCGGAGgatggatttaaaaaaagaatctgaCTCTTGTCCATCCTGCGTACAAATGATCAATTAATAATGGATTTTGTTGTAATCGAGAAAAGcaatgaaattgattttgaTAAAACACTAACTGCGCTTGGTAAATCACATCTAAATtatgatattgataaataacaGATTCCACGCTTTTACAATGAGACCATCTGATAGAGAAATATGCGGGACAACTTCCAGAACTTTCTTcatatgtataaaatgaaatttatagtATATCATATTGGgcaattatttgttaaattacaACATCGTATGaactaaaaaaattaaaataatcatgtattttaatcaatcgtaaagtacattttattatattgtaattaaaaaaagaacttccACTTCAACTTTCATCTTTAGcatatcgaatttttatccTAAAAAGTTCCTTGGGATCTACTCTGTACAAAGACTGAAATTCTAATACCCAGTTTAAAAGATTGTTCGGCATTTAAAATGTTCAAATTACGCTGTATTTCACTTTATGATTTTGGTGCATTTACTGCTGCAGCTCCCAGATACGTAACACGATTGTAAATTATGCATTTTTGTTGATTATGCCgtaatttgtttaattctaAAACAAACATACTTTCTTTTTGCACtgattaaatttacttttatatcaaATCTACTGAATCTGCTTAGTCGTAGATTAAATACA
Coding sequences:
- the LOC124957533 gene encoding phospholipase D A-like, which produces MGLVNAPWGGDWVTWYVVRRAPQVGDLACRVSNAPGSLEYDRSQAEELKRTAIAVESMRLSGPSSPKQGRRNNRARQMIYSSEEDEPRADWPALGEGCPAETSLSKVETGRMLNTILEPSMAAEVARLRCRNLKGELSGLMKNSYKIMMEGIKTLNERVETRADDPPSAKETIAQMKAELRAKDLRNKEVMGENGRLKRANKKMEKVLENPSAGNSRSKSPDIRESIKALTEALRNVQHEIKEIRQQQQQQQWKQQQQTQQQPQQQQQQRQQQQPQQQRQQTTGGATTGAGGPHKGPTPRAEPS
- the LOC124957536 gene encoding small RNA 2'-O-methyltransferase-like, whose amino-acid sequence is MMDPYIIRDYDKGDKIRLSLPAYIQRYDAVIEVLCSDKYNGQIQKVIDFGCGNLDFLDYLKRICNVNEILCVDIDRCILENNKRKGKPFVHDFVHLRKGPLQIHVYEGSVSSNDNNLQKADAVICMELIEHLDSNTLKDFPFNIFGYIKPKVAIVTTSNADSNELFPHLSRIRHTERKIEWSREQFQAWVENIILSYPYCHVSFHDICNGPEGTEHLGAHTQMAVFHCNSDENCSESSGIDNIYKLVTSHNFQIIIDKRSDTEKILDEVFYHLEESQNLDNIRGEMSLKSLVLKLRKLNITIESLKTILEEAGLAIIDYEDGPATCIPVQTRTLRESHKDYEICLGYDGYIVDEIKWDSDDCDEEEQNVVIPERNSSPESDITYLFDSENNPPSDNNLSDSINIPESVADSNPINSNL